A window of Sphingobium herbicidovorans contains these coding sequences:
- a CDS encoding aspartate aminotransferase family protein: MSITPLMPVYPRCDVRPVRGEGCYLIGERGERYLDFASGIAVNLLGHGHPRLVKAIADQAATLMHTSNLYGMPLGEKFAQRLVDATYADTVFFTNSGAEAVECAIKTARRYHYANGEAHRHKIISFDNAFHGRTLGTISATSQPKMRDGFEPLLPGFTVVPFNDLEAATAAVDENTAGFLVETVQGEGGVTPATQAFLAGLRKLCDEKGMLLILDEVQCGYARTGTFFAHEQYGVKPDIMAVAKGIGAGFPLGACLATEDAAKGMVFGTHGSTYGGNPLAMAVGMAVLDEVLGDGFLDHVNSIGARLRSALEQLIPNHDIFEDVRGMGLMLGVKLKDGADSREFVAHLRDNHGLLTVGAGQNVVRILPPLIIDESHVAECIEKLSAGARSFAEVQAA, encoded by the coding sequence ATGTCGATTACGCCGCTCATGCCCGTTTACCCCCGGTGCGATGTCCGCCCGGTCCGAGGCGAGGGCTGCTATCTGATCGGCGAGCGCGGGGAACGCTATCTCGACTTCGCCAGCGGCATCGCGGTCAATCTGCTCGGACATGGCCACCCCCGGCTGGTGAAGGCGATCGCCGATCAGGCCGCGACGCTGATGCATACGTCGAACCTCTACGGCATGCCGCTCGGCGAAAAGTTCGCGCAGCGGCTGGTCGATGCGACCTATGCCGACACGGTCTTTTTCACCAATTCGGGCGCGGAGGCGGTCGAATGCGCGATCAAGACCGCGCGTCGTTACCATTATGCCAATGGTGAGGCGCACCGGCACAAGATCATCAGCTTCGACAACGCCTTTCACGGCCGGACGCTGGGGACCATTTCGGCGACCAGCCAGCCCAAGATGCGCGACGGCTTCGAACCGCTGCTGCCCGGTTTTACCGTGGTGCCGTTCAACGACCTGGAAGCGGCCACCGCCGCGGTCGATGAGAATACCGCCGGTTTCCTCGTCGAAACGGTGCAGGGCGAAGGCGGCGTGACGCCCGCGACGCAGGCGTTCCTCGCTGGCCTGCGCAAGCTGTGCGACGAGAAGGGCATGTTGCTGATCCTGGACGAGGTGCAGTGCGGCTATGCCCGCACCGGCACCTTCTTCGCCCATGAGCAATATGGCGTGAAGCCGGACATCATGGCGGTGGCCAAGGGCATTGGCGCGGGTTTCCCGCTGGGCGCGTGCCTGGCGACCGAAGATGCGGCCAAGGGCATGGTGTTTGGCACCCATGGATCGACCTATGGCGGCAATCCGCTTGCCATGGCGGTGGGCATGGCCGTGCTGGACGAGGTGCTGGGCGACGGTTTCCTCGACCATGTGAACAGCATTGGCGCGCGCCTGCGTTCGGCGCTGGAGCAATTGATCCCCAATCACGATATTTTCGAGGATGTGCGCGGAATGGGCCTGATGCTGGGCGTCAAGCTCAAGGACGGCGCCGATTCGCGCGAGTTCGTGGCGCACCTGCGCGACAATCACGGGCTGCTCACGGTGGGGGCGGGGCAGAATGTCGTGCGCATCCTGCCGCCGCTCATCATCGACGAAAGCCATGTCGCCGAGTGCATCGAAAAGCTGTCGGCCGGCGCCCGCAGCTTCGCGGAGGTTCAAGCGGCATAA
- a CDS encoding flagellar export chaperone FliS: MFYSQGYAGTNAARRYAAVHSGSRIEGATPHALVKVLFDELLIALEATALAERNNDRLKVSDKQARAMSILIALESSLDFDNGGDIATGLAQIYREARRLLLLSAKERSPEHAEQARDIIAEIADAWNQIA, translated from the coding sequence ATGTTTTATTCTCAAGGATATGCGGGCACGAATGCGGCGCGGCGTTATGCGGCCGTGCATTCGGGCAGCCGGATCGAAGGCGCAACGCCCCATGCCCTGGTGAAGGTGTTGTTCGACGAGCTGCTGATTGCACTGGAGGCGACTGCGCTGGCCGAACGGAATAACGACAGGCTGAAGGTTTCGGACAAGCAGGCCCGCGCCATGTCGATCCTGATCGCGCTCGAATCCAGCCTGGATTTCGACAATGGCGGCGACATCGCCACCGGCCTTGCCCAGATCTATCGCGAGGCGCGCCGCCTGCTGCTGTTGAGCGCCAAGGAACGCTCGCCCGAGCACGCCGAACAGGCCCGCGACATCATCGCCGAGATCGCCGACGCCTGGAACCAGATCGCCTGA
- a CDS encoding DUF3617 domain-containing protein, which translates to MKDGGYRMKTGRHAFGAAVAMLIALLPAGTRALPPLPLRGLEPGEWELRARPEAGEKGDIRRICLTDLRQLIQLRHARASCKSLTVDEGAKRLVVSYDCAGAGGGRTDLRIETPRLVQIQSQGIANGAPFSFSLEGRRVGACH; encoded by the coding sequence ATGAAAGACGGGGGCTATCGAATGAAGACAGGTCGGCACGCCTTTGGCGCGGCTGTTGCCATGCTTATCGCACTATTGCCGGCCGGAACGCGCGCGTTGCCGCCGCTGCCGCTTCGCGGGCTTGAACCGGGGGAGTGGGAGCTGCGCGCCCGCCCGGAAGCGGGAGAAAAGGGCGATATTCGCAGAATATGCCTCACCGATCTGCGTCAGTTGATCCAGCTGCGGCACGCCCGCGCCAGCTGCAAAAGCCTGACAGTCGATGAAGGCGCAAAGCGGCTGGTGGTCAGCTATGATTGTGCAGGCGCAGGCGGCGGGCGCACGGACTTGCGGATTGAAACCCCGCGTCTTGTGCAGATACAGTCGCAAGGCATAGCCAATGGCGCGCCATTCTCTTTCAGTTTGGAAGGGCGGCGGGTCGGCGCCTGTCATTGA
- a CDS encoding glycerophosphoryl diester phosphodiesterase membrane domain-containing protein, whose protein sequence is MTVMSIGKAWEEAVAFVARERSLLFPVALLFVALPGLILQEMTPPELAGWTMNKGAMPDVPVSFWLSMLIGVILIWFGSLALFALALRPGISVGEALRLSLSRLPVLLGTAAAVLGLLFVILIVGAIVVVAFSMVAKPAGAALTMLLAVGLGGVMLFGSVRLLLLNPVVIDGNEGVVASLRHSWTLTRGHFWRLLGFLLVLTLLSAIVGSAAQVIFGLIGRLVAGADGARLTGGVAAAAVSTVVQVYMLVMLARLYRQAETR, encoded by the coding sequence ATGACGGTGATGTCGATCGGCAAGGCATGGGAAGAAGCGGTTGCCTTCGTCGCGCGCGAACGCAGCCTGCTGTTCCCGGTTGCCCTGTTGTTTGTCGCTCTGCCCGGCCTCATCCTGCAGGAAATGACGCCGCCCGAACTTGCCGGTTGGACGATGAACAAGGGGGCGATGCCCGATGTTCCGGTCAGCTTCTGGCTGTCGATGCTGATTGGCGTCATTCTCATCTGGTTTGGTTCGCTCGCCTTGTTCGCGCTGGCGCTGCGGCCGGGGATCAGCGTTGGCGAAGCGCTGCGGCTCAGCCTGTCGCGCTTGCCCGTGCTGCTCGGCACGGCTGCTGCGGTGCTCGGCCTGTTGTTTGTCATCTTGATCGTTGGCGCGATCGTCGTCGTCGCTTTCTCGATGGTGGCAAAACCTGCTGGTGCGGCGCTGACCATGTTGCTGGCGGTGGGTCTGGGCGGCGTGATGCTGTTCGGCAGCGTGCGGCTGCTGCTGCTTAATCCCGTCGTGATTGATGGGAATGAGGGCGTGGTCGCGTCGCTCCGGCATAGCTGGACGCTGACGCGCGGCCATTTCTGGCGGCTGCTGGGTTTCCTGCTGGTGTTGACTCTGCTGTCCGCCATCGTCGGATCGGCGGCGCAGGTGATCTTTGGCCTGATCGGTCGGCTTGTCGCCGGGGCGGATGGCGCGCGCCTGACCGGCGGCGTCGCGGCGGCGGCCGTTTCTACCGTGGTGCAGGTCTATATGCTGGTGATGCTCGCCCGCCTCTACCGTCAGGCGGAAACGCGCTGA
- the fliR gene encoding flagellar biosynthetic protein FliR: MIAPGFANVEAQLWVWLIAMIRPGAAFVAAPVFGAPAVPLPLRFILSLALGLAALNSVTIQLPQDGVASFEGVMMVAGEVLAGLAMGFAVQIGYAAAFVAGEAIGNAMGLNFAAMVDPSSGQATQAVGTFLSILATFLLLGMDGHLMLASFVVQSYQAMPPGGAMMSNDAVWHLVQFGGSLLGAGVTVALPVGFALVLVQIIMGMLARSAPSLNLFAVGMPVALMAGLVLLAIAAPVMGEGLTAALKAGLDQAQSIAEGR; this comes from the coding sequence ATGATCGCACCGGGCTTCGCGAATGTAGAGGCGCAGCTGTGGGTCTGGCTGATCGCCATGATCCGTCCCGGCGCGGCTTTCGTCGCGGCCCCCGTATTTGGCGCGCCCGCCGTGCCGCTGCCGCTGCGTTTCATTCTTTCGCTGGCCCTCGGCCTTGCCGCATTGAACAGCGTCACCATCCAGTTGCCGCAGGACGGCGTCGCCAGCTTTGAAGGCGTGATGATGGTCGCGGGCGAGGTGCTGGCCGGGCTTGCCATGGGGTTTGCCGTGCAGATCGGCTATGCCGCCGCCTTCGTCGCGGGTGAGGCGATCGGCAATGCCATGGGTTTGAACTTCGCCGCCATGGTCGATCCATCTTCGGGTCAAGCGACGCAGGCGGTCGGCACTTTCCTGTCCATTCTCGCCACCTTCCTGCTGCTGGGCATGGACGGCCATCTGATGCTCGCGAGCTTCGTGGTGCAAAGCTATCAGGCGATGCCGCCGGGTGGGGCGATGATGAGCAATGACGCCGTGTGGCATCTGGTTCAGTTTGGCGGATCGCTGCTGGGCGCGGGGGTGACCGTGGCGCTGCCGGTGGGCTTTGCCCTGGTGCTGGTGCAGATCATCATGGGCATGCTCGCCCGCAGCGCGCCATCGCTGAACCTGTTCGCGGTCGGCATGCCGGTTGCGCTCATGGCTGGCCTGGTCCTGCTGGCCATCGCCGCGCCGGTAATGGGGGAGGGGCTTACCGCCGCGCTCAAGGCCGGGCTGGATCAGGCCCAGTCGATTGCGGAAGGGCGCTGA
- the flhB gene encoding flagellar type III secretion system protein FlhB: protein MSGGNGGGEKTEKPTQKKLDDAAKKGDILQSKELATALVVMAGIGWLAVTGPSVIDALSQMLMEALRFRREDITDFAPATRGMSLLTGIALPVGGILLATTLAAIAGPAILGSLGFRPGAFAPKASKLNPAAGLKRIFGMQGLIELLKSIAKVALLGSIGVWLMWDRLTEIIGLGSAGLAPAMSDLGNMFIMTCLVMAGGLFLIAGIDVPAQIMQRSKRLAMSKQDVKDENKESEGSPELKGHIRRRQFEVLSGSTRQAVADASVIITNPTHFAVALRYKPGQDAAPVVVARGCDAIAAAIRELADENGVTVLQYPDLARAIYFTSRAGQVVNEGLYMAVATVLAFVFRVENRMAGEMDRPFINVPDDLRFDADGRKL, encoded by the coding sequence ATGTCGGGCGGCAATGGCGGCGGCGAAAAGACCGAGAAGCCAACCCAGAAGAAACTGGATGACGCCGCCAAGAAGGGCGACATCCTTCAGTCCAAGGAACTGGCGACGGCGCTGGTGGTCATGGCCGGGATCGGCTGGTTAGCTGTGACCGGGCCGTCCGTCATCGACGCACTCTCGCAGATGTTGATGGAGGCCCTGCGCTTTCGCCGGGAGGACATTACCGACTTCGCCCCCGCGACGCGCGGCATGAGCCTGCTGACGGGTATCGCCCTGCCGGTGGGCGGCATATTGCTGGCGACGACGCTCGCCGCGATTGCCGGGCCCGCCATATTGGGATCGCTCGGCTTTCGCCCCGGCGCCTTTGCGCCCAAGGCGTCGAAGCTGAACCCGGCGGCGGGGCTCAAGCGCATCTTCGGGATGCAGGGCCTGATCGAGCTGTTGAAATCCATCGCCAAGGTGGCGCTGCTGGGATCCATCGGCGTCTGGCTGATGTGGGACCGGCTGACGGAGATCATCGGCCTTGGCTCGGCGGGTCTGGCCCCGGCCATGTCCGACCTTGGCAACATGTTCATCATGACCTGCCTAGTCATGGCGGGCGGGCTGTTCCTGATCGCTGGCATCGACGTGCCCGCCCAGATCATGCAGCGGTCCAAGCGGCTCGCGATGAGCAAGCAGGACGTCAAGGACGAGAACAAGGAAAGCGAAGGGTCGCCCGAGCTGAAAGGGCATATCCGCCGTCGCCAGTTCGAAGTGCTGAGCGGATCGACCCGTCAGGCCGTGGCCGACGCCAGCGTCATCATCACCAATCCCACCCATTTCGCCGTCGCCCTGCGCTACAAGCCCGGTCAGGACGCGGCGCCGGTGGTGGTGGCCAGGGGTTGTGACGCGATCGCGGCGGCCATTCGCGAGCTGGCGGACGAGAATGGCGTCACCGTCCTGCAATATCCCGACCTTGCCCGCGCCATCTACTTCACCTCACGCGCCGGACAGGTTGTGAATGAAGGGCTTTATATGGCGGTGGCGACCGTGCTTGCCTTCGTCTTTCGGGTCGAAAACCGCATGGCTGGCGAGATGGACCGGCCGTTCATCAATGTGCCCGACGATCTGCGTTTCGACGCGGATGGCCGCAAGCTGTGA
- the argF gene encoding ornithine carbamoyltransferase encodes MTRHFLNLSDAGGDALATMIGDAIDRKAARKSLPKGQADADAPLAGHTLAMIFEKNSTRTRVSFDMAIRQLGGTSLILDGSTSQLGRGETVADTARVLSRMCDMIMIRTDDHAKIEEMARHATVPVINGLTDLSHPCQIAADLLTVVEHGLALPGSQWAWLGDGNNVLHSIIEAAGLFKFDVRIAVPEGYEPDHAFIQEARALGAGITLTRDPVAAVSGVDAVVTDTWISMGQAHADEKLKAMMPYQVSVDLMAKAKPGAKFLHCLPAHRGEEVVPEVIDGPQSLIWDEAENRIHAQKSVLLWAAGRLG; translated from the coding sequence ATGACCAGACATTTCCTTAATCTCTCGGACGCCGGGGGCGATGCGCTCGCCACCATGATCGGCGACGCCATCGACCGGAAGGCCGCGCGCAAGAGCCTGCCCAAGGGTCAGGCCGATGCCGATGCGCCGCTCGCGGGCCACACGCTGGCGATGATCTTCGAGAAGAATTCGACCCGCACCCGCGTCAGTTTCGACATGGCGATCCGCCAGCTTGGCGGCACGTCGCTGATCCTGGATGGATCGACCAGCCAGCTTGGCCGGGGCGAGACGGTCGCGGATACCGCGCGCGTGCTGAGCCGCATGTGCGACATGATCATGATCCGCACCGACGATCATGCGAAGATCGAGGAAATGGCTCGCCATGCGACGGTGCCGGTCATCAACGGCCTGACCGACCTGTCGCATCCCTGCCAGATCGCCGCCGACCTGCTGACCGTCGTGGAACATGGCCTGGCGCTGCCGGGCAGCCAGTGGGCATGGCTGGGCGACGGCAACAATGTGCTCCATTCGATCATCGAGGCTGCGGGCCTGTTCAAGTTCGACGTCCGGATCGCCGTGCCGGAGGGCTATGAGCCCGATCACGCCTTCATTCAGGAAGCGCGGGCGCTGGGCGCTGGCATCACGCTTACCCGCGATCCAGTCGCGGCAGTTTCCGGTGTCGATGCCGTCGTCACCGACACCTGGATTTCCATGGGGCAGGCGCATGCCGACGAAAAGCTGAAGGCGATGATGCCCTATCAGGTGTCCGTCGACCTGATGGCCAAGGCGAAGCCCGGCGCGAAATTCCTGCATTGCCTGCCCGCCCATCGGGGCGAGGAAGTGGTGCCTGAAGTGATCGATGGTCCGCAGTCGCTGATCTGGGACGAGGCGGAAAACCGCATCCATGCGCAAAAGTCGGTTCTGCTCTGGGCGGCCGGGCGGCTTGGTTGA
- the fliD gene encoding flagellar filament capping protein FliD yields the protein MTSVSSSIATALGIGSGIDTGALVTSLVSAARDPKQKAITDRQNTNNAKISALASASSSLNTFADALNSLLAGTGFAGSPASNDPSIAAVSLLPGGVPKLPAQLEVQQLASAQTISSAAEAGATAASPVGAGSFELKVGTGAPVTVTLTAPNTSYADLAAAINAQGTGVTASVITDNHGTRLVMKGETGAANSFTFTQVSGDASLAAFTWDGATGGMTRQVEAKDSIILLDGVEQHYSSNTIDGAVAHLRIDLNKAAPGTSVTLASTEPTTSMRDLMVEFVDAYNTLMKALNTASQTSGGSSGAGVLNGDSSIRDMKRQLSQMTSTVLATSGTYTTLSSIGVSTNRDGTLKLDTEALDKALAADAKGITQMLNPAVKSETTPGLAGLMDGVRDRIEQKDGPLAMAKAKYEQLGEDLTKQLEKLNDQMTDYQAQLSKVYTAMETRLSALKATQSYLEQQVAMWTKSDN from the coding sequence ATGACCTCGGTAAGCAGCAGCATCGCGACGGCCCTCGGCATCGGTTCGGGAATCGACACCGGCGCTCTGGTCACCAGCCTTGTGAGCGCGGCGCGCGACCCCAAGCAGAAGGCCATCACCGACCGGCAAAACACCAACAACGCCAAGATTTCCGCGCTGGCTTCGGCCTCCAGTTCGCTCAATACCTTTGCCGATGCGCTGAACAGCCTGCTCGCAGGGACGGGCTTTGCCGGTTCGCCGGCCTCCAACGATCCCAGCATCGCCGCCGTCAGCCTGCTGCCGGGCGGCGTGCCCAAGCTGCCGGCGCAGCTTGAGGTGCAGCAGCTTGCCTCCGCGCAGACCATTTCTTCTGCGGCAGAGGCTGGCGCGACGGCCGCCAGTCCGGTTGGCGCAGGCAGCTTTGAGCTGAAGGTCGGGACCGGCGCGCCGGTCACGGTGACGCTCACCGCGCCCAACACCAGCTATGCCGATCTCGCCGCCGCGATCAACGCGCAGGGAACCGGCGTCACCGCCAGCGTCATCACCGACAATCATGGTACGCGCCTGGTCATGAAGGGCGAGACGGGCGCCGCCAACAGCTTCACCTTCACGCAGGTTTCGGGCGACGCGTCACTCGCGGCCTTTACCTGGGACGGCGCGACGGGCGGCATGACGCGCCAGGTCGAGGCGAAGGATTCGATCATCCTGCTGGACGGCGTCGAACAGCATTATTCCAGCAATACGATTGACGGGGCCGTCGCCCATCTGCGCATCGACCTTAACAAGGCCGCGCCGGGGACAAGCGTCACGTTGGCCTCTACCGAGCCGACCACATCGATGCGCGACCTGATGGTGGAGTTCGTCGATGCCTATAATACGCTGATGAAGGCGCTGAATACGGCGTCGCAGACCAGCGGGGGATCGTCCGGCGCGGGCGTGCTGAACGGCGACTCGTCCATTCGCGACATGAAGCGGCAATTGTCGCAGATGACATCGACGGTTCTGGCCACCAGCGGCACATATACGACGCTGTCCTCCATCGGCGTAAGCACCAATCGCGACGGCACGCTGAAGCTAGACACGGAGGCGCTCGACAAGGCGCTTGCCGCCGATGCCAAGGGCATCACCCAGATGCTCAATCCGGCGGTCAAGTCGGAAACGACGCCGGGCCTCGCCGGGCTGATGGACGGCGTGCGCGACAGGATCGAGCAGAAAGACGGGCCGCTGGCCATGGCCAAGGCCAAATATGAGCAGCTGGGCGAGGATCTGACGAAGCAGCTTGAAAAGCTGAACGATCAGATGACCGATTACCAGGCGCAGCTTTCGAAGGTTTACACCGCGATGGAAACAAGGCTGTCGGCGCTCAAGGCAACGCAAAGCTATCTTGAGCAGCAGGTCGCCATGTGGACCAAGAGCGATAATTGA
- the hslO gene encoding Hsp33 family molecular chaperone HslO: protein MNSSAHIDQALGFTIPSRNARGRVLRLGPVLDDVLAAHSYPPPIERLLASALVLAALLGSTLKDVDGQLTLQAQTENGVVSLLVADYKGGEVRGYAKFDADRLAEIGPDPTLFGLFGKGYLAITFDQAVTGERYQGIVPLDGESLAQAAEHYFFQSEQIPSVVQIAVRHEAGQGCFAAGMLLQHLPEGEVGRERLHTRHDHPEWEHVQALATTLKDEELTDAALPLTDIVWRLFHEEEVVRVTEPVDLVKGCRCDLAHIRSVIGRFPAKERAEMADDQGVIGVDCAFCSRLFPVSLDSFAQG from the coding sequence TTGAATTCTTCCGCTCATATCGATCAGGCCCTGGGCTTCACCATCCCATCGCGCAACGCGCGGGGGCGCGTCCTTCGCCTGGGGCCGGTGCTCGACGATGTTCTGGCCGCGCACAGCTACCCGCCGCCGATCGAGCGGCTGCTCGCCTCGGCGCTCGTGCTGGCCGCGCTGCTCGGCTCGACGCTCAAGGATGTGGACGGCCAGCTGACGCTTCAGGCGCAGACCGAAAATGGGGTCGTCAGCCTGCTGGTTGCCGATTACAAGGGCGGCGAAGTGCGCGGCTATGCCAAGTTCGATGCGGACCGGCTGGCGGAGATTGGCCCCGATCCGACGTTGTTCGGCCTGTTCGGCAAGGGTTATCTCGCCATCACCTTCGACCAGGCGGTGACCGGGGAACGCTATCAGGGCATCGTGCCGCTGGACGGCGAATCGCTCGCCCAGGCGGCGGAACATTATTTCTTCCAGTCCGAACAGATACCCAGCGTCGTCCAGATCGCCGTTCGCCACGAAGCGGGGCAGGGCTGTTTCGCTGCCGGCATGCTGCTCCAGCACCTGCCCGAAGGGGAAGTGGGGCGGGAACGGCTGCACACTCGGCACGATCATCCTGAATGGGAACATGTGCAGGCGTTGGCGACGACGCTGAAGGATGAGGAACTGACCGACGCAGCGCTGCCGCTGACCGACATCGTGTGGCGTCTTTTCCATGAGGAAGAGGTGGTGCGGGTCACCGAACCTGTCGATCTCGTCAAGGGTTGCCGTTGCGACTTGGCCCATATCCGCAGCGTCATTGGCCGTTTCCCGGCGAAAGAACGTGCGGAGATGGCGGACGATCAGGGCGTTATCGGTGTCGATTGCGCCTTTTGCTCGCGCCTGTTTCCGGTTTCGCTGGACAGTTTCGCGCAAGGCTGA
- the queC gene encoding 7-cyano-7-deazaguanine synthase QueC has protein sequence MAANNGKFAVVLLSGGLDSMVAGGLAREAGYRIFALTIDYNQRHRVELGAAARVASALGALRHIILPLDLTAFGGSALTADISVPKGGVGPGIPNTYVPARNTIFLSLTLGLAEVSGANDVFIGVNALDYSGYPDCRPEFIDAFQKMAALATKAGVEGHPLRINAPLQHMSKADIVREAHRLGLDAGMSWSCYDPAPGDLHCGLCDSCRLRSKGFEEAGLPDPTRYATKP, from the coding sequence ATGGCTGCCAATAATGGGAAATTCGCCGTCGTCCTGCTGTCGGGCGGCCTCGATTCGATGGTCGCGGGCGGACTCGCGCGGGAAGCGGGCTATCGCATTTTTGCGCTGACGATCGACTATAATCAGCGGCATCGGGTTGAATTGGGGGCGGCGGCCCGCGTTGCGTCCGCGCTTGGCGCGCTGCGTCATATCATCCTGCCGCTGGATCTCACCGCATTTGGCGGATCGGCGCTGACGGCTGATATATCAGTGCCCAAGGGCGGCGTGGGACCGGGCATCCCCAACACCTATGTCCCCGCGCGCAACACGATTTTCCTGTCGCTGACGCTGGGCCTTGCCGAAGTATCGGGGGCCAATGACGTGTTCATCGGCGTCAACGCGCTGGATTATTCCGGCTATCCCGACTGCCGCCCCGAATTTATCGACGCGTTTCAGAAGATGGCGGCGCTCGCAACCAAGGCTGGCGTCGAAGGTCATCCGCTTCGCATCAACGCGCCGCTCCAGCATATGAGCAAGGCGGACATTGTCCGCGAAGCGCATCGCCTGGGCCTAGACGCTGGGATGAGCTGGTCCTGCTACGATCCCGCCCCCGGCGACCTGCACTGCGGCCTGTGCGACAGTTGCCGATTGCGGTCGAAGGGATTTGAAGAGGCTGGCCTGCCCGATCCGACCCGCTACGCGACGAAGCCCTAG
- the lipB gene encoding lipoyl(octanoyl) transferase LipB: MSSSSPDPADIQQIEWQVDSAPVEYPAALADMEARAAAIFEGGMGERVWLLEHPPLYTAGTSANPAELIDPRFPVHEAGRGGRYTYHGPGQRIGYLNIDLRERGKDVRNFVHHLEGWMIDALGDLGVEARRADGRIGIWTDDLDGREAKIGALGIRVRRWVTLHGFSINVDPDLSHFGGIVPCGLAEYPVTSLAALEKTASMTTLDAALKAHFPAFLSRLGRCRAGVEQCGAGR, encoded by the coding sequence ATGTCATCCTCCTCACCTGATCCTGCCGACATACAGCAGATCGAATGGCAGGTGGATTCCGCGCCGGTCGAATATCCCGCTGCGCTCGCCGACATGGAAGCGCGGGCGGCGGCGATCTTCGAGGGCGGCATGGGGGAGCGCGTCTGGCTGCTGGAGCATCCTCCCCTTTACACGGCCGGGACCAGCGCCAATCCGGCGGAACTGATCGACCCGCGATTTCCGGTGCATGAGGCGGGACGCGGCGGGCGCTATACCTATCATGGGCCGGGACAGCGGATCGGCTATTTGAACATCGACCTGCGTGAACGGGGCAAGGATGTGCGGAACTTCGTCCACCATCTGGAAGGCTGGATGATCGACGCGCTCGGCGACCTGGGGGTCGAGGCGCGACGGGCCGATGGACGGATCGGCATATGGACCGACGACCTTGACGGGCGTGAGGCAAAGATCGGGGCGCTCGGCATCCGGGTACGACGCTGGGTGACGCTGCATGGCTTTTCGATCAATGTAGATCCCGACCTGTCGCATTTCGGAGGCATCGTGCCGTGCGGGCTGGCGGAATATCCCGTGACCAGCTTGGCCGCGCTGGAAAAGACAGCGTCAATGACCACGCTCGACGCAGCGCTGAAGGCGCATTTTCCGGCATTTCTCAGCCGATTGGGCCGCTGCCGCGCGGGGGTTGAGCAATGCGGGGCTGGCCGCTAG
- the queE gene encoding 7-carboxy-7-deazaguanine synthase has product MTYAVKEMFLTLQGEGVHSGRRAVFLRFAGCNLWTGREEDRRKAVCQFCDTDFVGTDGDGGGKFADAASLADAALAFWGEGQEGRYIVLTGGEPMLQIDEALIDALHARGFTIAMESNGTIAAHPGIDWVCISPKAGSEVVQRSGNELKLVWPQPGIGHSLADVAGMEGWAFGHLLIQPLDDPNAPANMQAAIDLVMARPRWRLSLQSHKYLGLR; this is encoded by the coding sequence ATGACATACGCCGTCAAGGAAATGTTCCTGACGCTCCAGGGCGAAGGAGTGCATAGCGGCCGCCGTGCTGTGTTCCTGCGCTTTGCCGGATGCAATCTGTGGACCGGCCGGGAAGAGGACCGGCGCAAGGCCGTCTGCCAGTTTTGCGATACCGATTTCGTCGGCACCGATGGCGATGGCGGCGGCAAGTTCGCCGATGCCGCATCGCTGGCGGATGCCGCGCTCGCTTTCTGGGGCGAAGGGCAAGAGGGGCGCTATATCGTTCTGACCGGCGGCGAGCCGATGCTGCAGATCGATGAAGCCCTGATCGACGCATTGCATGCGCGCGGTTTCACGATCGCGATGGAAAGCAACGGTACGATCGCCGCCCATCCCGGCATCGACTGGGTCTGCATCAGCCCCAAAGCGGGCAGTGAGGTCGTGCAGCGCAGCGGCAATGAATTGAAGCTGGTCTGGCCACAGCCGGGAATTGGCCACAGCCTTGCCGATGTGGCGGGCATGGAGGGCTGGGCCTTTGGCCATCTGCTGATCCAGCCGCTCGACGATCCCAACGCCCCGGCCAACATGCAGGCCGCGATAGATCTGGTGATGGCCCGGCCCCGCTGGCGCCTAAGCCTTCAATCGCACAAATATCTCGGGCTGCGCTGA